In Desulfomonilia bacterium, one genomic interval encodes:
- the alr gene encoding alanine racemase: MRSTRVEIDLGAVSHNLKQIRRLTGTGIMMAIKADAYGHGAREVGRLVERERLVDMLGVSSIEEGIDLRDAGVKLPVLIFTLVDKTKEDIDALFEYRLTPTITDNYHFEVMVDGARRWGRPIEVHLKTDTGMGRLGLPPEEALDVLNSLSGINEIKVSGIYTHFPVSDSLDTEFTKEQIFMFQQIIDKARFLGRDIKYMHCANSGAIVNHSDSYMNMVRPGILCYGLYPSPECTRKLNVIPAMTMKSSIVFIKRVRKGTGLSYGLTYKTGRDTYIGTVPVGYADGYMRSLSNKTFCVIDGKKYPLVGMICMDQCLVELGDDVYPPGQEVMMFGREIVTAEDLAQWSGTIPYEVICNTGRRMPRIYITGKKPCDI, from the coding sequence GCGATCGACAAGGGTTGAAATCGACCTTGGTGCCGTAAGCCATAATCTGAAGCAGATCAGAAGACTTACCGGCACAGGCATCATGATGGCGATAAAGGCGGATGCATATGGCCACGGTGCCCGTGAAGTCGGAAGGCTTGTCGAAAGGGAACGCCTTGTTGATATGCTAGGTGTTTCGAGCATTGAGGAGGGAATCGATCTCCGGGATGCCGGTGTTAAACTCCCTGTTCTCATATTCACTCTTGTCGATAAGACCAAGGAAGATATTGACGCCCTTTTCGAGTACCGCCTTACCCCTACTATCACAGACAATTACCATTTCGAAGTAATGGTGGACGGGGCAAGGAGGTGGGGAAGACCCATAGAGGTTCATCTTAAAACAGACACTGGAATGGGACGGCTCGGGCTTCCTCCAGAGGAAGCCCTTGATGTTTTGAACAGCCTTTCAGGGATAAACGAAATAAAGGTTTCGGGCATATACACGCATTTTCCTGTTTCCGATTCTCTCGATACGGAATTTACAAAAGAGCAGATATTCATGTTCCAGCAGATAATAGACAAGGCCAGATTCCTGGGCAGGGACATTAAATATATGCACTGCGCCAATTCAGGGGCGATTGTAAACCATTCCGATTCATATATGAATATGGTGAGGCCCGGCATTCTCTGCTACGGGCTTTACCCGTCGCCCGAATGCACAAGAAAACTGAACGTTATCCCCGCAATGACCATGAAGTCCAGTATCGTTTTCATCAAGCGTGTCAGAAAAGGTACCGGCCTTTCTTATGGTCTGACTTACAAGACCGGCCGGGACACATATATAGGGACGGTTCCTGTCGGCTATGCCGACGGGTATATGAGGTCCCTCTCCAACAAGACCTTCTGCGTAATCGATGGGAAAAAATATCCCCTTGTGGGTATGATCTGCATGGATCAGTGTCTTGTCGAGCTTGGCGATGATGTCTATCCCCCCGGCCAGGAGGTAATGATGTTCGGCCGGGAGATTGTAACCGCCGAGGATCTGGCTCAATGGTCCGGTACCATACCTTATGAGGTGATATGCAATACAGGCAGAAGGATGCCCAGGATATATATAACAGGTAAAAAGCCGTGCGATATATAA
- a CDS encoding LapA family protein, which translates to MRYIKVLILVLSILAAIIFGIHNPMPCTLSFLSYRLIPDIPLWALILLSFLSGTLPIILVSLPEKTAFMKNMRELKLKKKNIEKSLKSLSAAKPSEGV; encoded by the coding sequence GTGCGATATATAAAAGTGCTTATTCTTGTCCTATCTATCCTGGCGGCAATAATATTCGGCATACACAATCCCATGCCCTGTACGCTTTCATTTCTCTCATACAGGCTTATCCCGGATATTCCTTTATGGGCTTTGATATTGCTGTCGTTTCTGTCAGGTACGCTGCCGATTATACTGGTAAGTTTACCGGAAAAAACCGCTTTCATGAAAAACATGAGAGAACTTAAGCTCAAGAAGAAAAATATTGAAAAATCCCTGAAAAGCCTTAGTGCCGCAAAACCGAGTGAAGGAGTTTGA